From the Chanos chanos chromosome 7, fChaCha1.1, whole genome shotgun sequence genome, the window GTATCTGAGAGACACTGCGCCCGAGGCAGGATGAGAGTGTGTAACCGCGGCGCACAGATGCTAGTGACCGCAGCGGGAGCGTTTGCAGCGTTCAGCCTCATGACCATCGCGGTCGGAACGGACTACTGGCTGTACTCTCGTGGAGTGTGCCGGACGAAGAGCGCTAGCGACAACGACACAAACCGAAAAAACGAGGAGGTGCTAACGCACTCAGGCTTGTGGCGCCAGTGTTGTATGGAAGGTAATGCGACTTTGGTTTAACAAGGTTTTTTGTTGTATAGGAAACAAATTAAAGTAATGCTATTTCTTGACTCGGCATGTCATGCTTTCAAGGCAGTTAATAATCGAACGTTACAGGTGTGGGCGTGTTTGACCTAAAGTTTGACGCAAATGTATTTttgctcttccttttttaaCCGTTCAGTTGTTAAACatggtgtttctctgtgttcgATCCACTTCTTTCGCTTTCTGACCTATATCAGCTCAGCGTCAATTCTTTTAATGGAATGTGTAATGAAGCATGCAGGCTGTTAAAGGACATTGATGTGACAAAGATTACCGAATGTATTTGtacgcatgtttgtgtgcgtgtccgtctgtgtgagtgtgtgaaagggCCACAGGAAAAGttggaaaaagacaaaatatatttatcaCACAAAAGTCATTAGAAGTCCAAATCATTTCCGTACATGAAACAAATGTGGATTAAACTTAAAGGTGTTGCTAACAACGTGAGAGATTGAATATCCCTGGTTGCTTTCATAGCTGTCCCAGCAGTCCCTTACACACGAGGGGTCTGTACCGACCTATGTTTCACATGCTGACCCGTGTTGCACAATCCATGCTGTGCATCGACACCACAGCATGTCGCACATCGACACCGATATGTCCACGTACATGCACATAAcgaaacacacacgcagggtGCATCAGCAGTTCGTGTGTTCAATCTGCCTTGACAGTCCCTTGTATTCATTTTTGTATACATGGAGCCACAAGAGACGAGAGGAGaatagagaaaaaagaaagaaatgttttgcgTGGTTAACATGTCCTACAAACTCTGTAGAGTGAGTGgatgtgtttgctctctctctctctctctctttccccctttttctttctctgtgtgtgtgtgtgtgtgtgtgtgtgagagagagagagagagagagactgatagagagagagagagagagagagagagagagagagagagagagagactgatagagaGTAGTTCATTTGATTGGTCAGGACTAATGATATTGTTAATGACTTGATAACATCAGTGCAATCAGGGAGAAAATGGGTTGTGGCtattaataatgtgtgtgtgtgtgtgtgtgtgtgtgtgtgtgtgtgtgtgtgtgtgtgtgtgtgtgtgtgcatgcatgtgtgtatttcttgTAGGCACATTCATAGGTGTGTGTAAGAACATTGATCACTTTCCCGAAGATGCAGACTATGAACAAGATGCAGCTGAATATCTCCTGCGTAAGTGTtcacatgtaaaaacaaacatgatcatgcatacacacacacacacacacacatacatatatacagagggagagagtaagagaggagTATTAAAGGAGAGTAAATAGAAATAGATATGTGTCCTGAGAAGACacccagagcacagagagatagagaaagagagagtgtgcagatatattttgtgtttttgtgtatagtTTGTATCcacttactctgtgtgtgtgtgtgtgtgtgtgtgtgtgcttgtcacAGGAGCGGTGCGTGCCTCCAGTCTTTTTCCCATACTGAGTGTGGGGCTGCTCTTTattggtggggtgtgtgtggctGCCAGTGAGTTCTACAAGACCAGACACAATGTCATCCTTAGTGCAGGCATCTTTTTTGTTTCAGCTGGTGAGTatgaacaacccccccccccccacacacacacacacacacacacacaaacacacttcaagTATTCATATATAGTATATTTGAAATGTAAGCATTGTAACTTTGTTAATTGTGTAGCACAATCAAGAACCTAACAACGTTATTGTGTCCCTCCACccctttttttgtatgtgtgtgcgtgcgtgagccTGCATTTCAGGTCTCAGTAACATCATTGGGATGATTGTGTACATCTCAGCAAATGCGGGTGATCCAAATCAGAGCGAATCCAAACGGAGTCACTGGTACGGCTGGAGTTTTTACTGCGGGGCGCTGTCCTTTATTATCGCTGAAACTGTTGGCGTACTGACAGTTCACCTTTTTATTGACACACACCGGGCGCTGCGGGCGCGGACCCACCGAACCTTACGCTCCTACACACACCCTTCACTACAGCCACGACGGTCCTCGAGCTACCGCTCCCGATACCGCCGGAGACCGAGCCGTTCGTCGGATTCGCGGCCACGAGATCCCTCCCCTGCTCGCCAAAGCAACGACCTCGCAATGTATGCGCTAAACAGAGGCTACGCATCGTCGCCTCACACAATTCCGCATAACTCCATCAGCGCTAGCCACGGATATGCGCTCGCACAAAACTCATTCATTACAAACAACAGTTTCACGAATCCTCATCCCCACTTGCAGAATTCTATATCATCCGGGAAAGAGTTCCTGCACGCGCAGAATTCCGTTGGTTCTGACAAAGGACTTACACATTCTCTCGCGCACTTTCAGAATTCTGTGAACCCGGAGAAGTGCGCTTTTCAGTTTCAAGCGTACAAAGCAAACTCCAATAACATTTTCCAAGATACACACAATTCCATTAATGATCATATAAATACTGATAGCTCTGTAAAGGAAAGTACACTTACCTCCCAATCCAGCACTGCAGCCAGGAGAACAACACCTGTCTGACTCTGGACTCTGTTTCACTCAAAAGACTTCTAGTGTTAATGTGTCCTGAGTGCGTGTTTCATGACTTAAGGCCCGTGGTAGGTGCTCAAGTCATTCACAGCGATACACAACCATATATTAACAttataactgaataaatgtgcTTAGTATTTTATTAATATATGCAAATTCATTGACTTTTATGAAGTGATAAGTCAATTAGATCATCTGTGGCTTCCTCAGTTTGTCTGGTGCCTGTTGATGCACGTAGAGATGCTGAATTTAATTTGATCATACCACTTTTAGTTAGAGACATTAGTTGTAAGTCttatacacacaaatgaaaacatgcagCACAGATGTGTGcaacagcacccccccccccccccccccccccccgccaaacgaaaaagaaatgaaaaaacgAAACAGAACTTCAGTTCCATTAAATTAATCATAGAATAATTATATACACATTAACTGAGAGGTTTGTCACATAGGTCTCGTGGGAAAGCTCCTATTGTgattttagagaaaaaaaacctcactcatgcttcaaaaggaagaaaagaaaagtgtaaATGGTCAGGCTATGTAAAGTGTAAAATCAAACTTTGCTGGTTTGTGTGCTGACTGCCATCTCCTCTTTGAGCCAATTATCACTTTGACTACATTCACTTATAACTAGCGCTTGCTGGGTTTGCCAGCATTTTAagttttttgttattgttgttgctgttgttaaatTGCAAAAATCTTTGCAGAAAAAATGCTACAACAAACCATACAGcagcagtgacagtgatgaaTGAAGAAATGACCATGAAATCTTGAAAATGACATTGAAAACAGCATGAAGTTAGTCATTGTTTTACCCATCTCTGATAGTATTTATAACTGCAGTGCAATAAAATCCCCACTTAACTGGTCAGTGATAacagacacattcattttgctttaaaataACACCATACTGAACATTTGTAGAGTACAGAGATAGAGCACTAAAGGTTGATTTTCTGGAGGACACACTGATAGTGGCACCATATCTAAAAagtgtctaaaaatgtcttaataaACGAAAACATATGTAGACTAGATATTTCCAGCCCTGTTAACCCTCTTTCTACCAGAACACTGAAAGAAACAGTTTTTGAAGCTTTGCTTTCTTAATCAGTGAATACGAACATTGTTGTCATGTTCGTTGatgcattttttaattttaaatgtaaatttgaagAACAGTTTGACAGATCGATAACAGGTGCAGAATGGGTCACAAATTGATTTCGAGTTTAAAAAGTATTCTTTGACCTAAACCAGACTGACACTCTTTGACATACACCCATCCTATGGCATCCAACGGCTTTTTTGACTATCCTGGAGAAATCTAACCTGTGGACTGTCTATTTGAACTTGTCAAATATTTCCTCATACTGCACTGTATACATTACACTATAGTTTGCATTATGAAATAGTCGTATTTTTGAGCAAAAAATACTTTATATTGTCTCCTACTGCTATCTATGAGAGCTGCAACTATAATATTGtaaagataaaataataaatgtaaaatcagaattattattatatttttgttaCTTAATACGTCGTATTCGAGTTAATCTTGCATTTGATTTTCAGTTCAGGACCACTTGTGTGGTGTTGCTTGtagttcctctgtctcttttgagCTTTCAATATTTTAGCTGCAACTTCAAAATACTGACAAGTGCTGCAGTTATGATgagtagaaaataaaaatattcaacTGATTCTGAATGGGTTTTCATTAAACTCCATAATGCTAAAGTAGTGGGTTTTACAGGGACTTTTCTCAGTCACAGAACATCACCCCTTTTATTGATTCTCATGGCTA encodes:
- the cacng3a gene encoding voltage-dependent calcium channel gamma-3 subunit, whose amino-acid sequence is MRVCNRGAQMLVTAAGAFAAFSLMTIAVGTDYWLYSRGVCRTKSASDNDTNRKNEEVLTHSGLWRQCCMEGTFIGVCKNIDHFPEDADYEQDAAEYLLRAVRASSLFPILSVGLLFIGGVCVAASEFYKTRHNVILSAGIFFVSAGLSNIIGMIVYISANAGDPNQSESKRSHWYGWSFYCGALSFIIAETVGVLTVHLFIDTHRALRARTHRTLRSYTHPSLQPRRSSSYRSRYRRRPSRSSDSRPRDPSPARQSNDLAMYALNRGYASSPHTIPHNSISASHGYALAQNSFITNNSFTNPHPHLQNSISSGKEFLHAQNSVGSDKGLTHSLAHFQNSVNPEKCAFQFQAYKANSNNIFQDTHNSINDHINTDSSVKESTLTSQSSTAARRTTPV